A genomic window from Silene latifolia isolate original U9 population chromosome 11, ASM4854445v1, whole genome shotgun sequence includes:
- the LOC141615275 gene encoding putative F-box protein At5g55150 has protein sequence MAPNWSTLPLDLLTAVAFNLESFEDFIYFSLVCRSWNRASSSIKHIWRAKPEVPWLLLVENTKDNPDCVRKMLNIDNENKCYRWNLPETFGGRCWGSPYGWVAMAKLDLSVQLFNPITKATISFPSLETLPYLPKNTPAYNNERRDYYHSCLSGFLTKLIVLKVSQNDHRHEFVIMIIYDFHRRLAFARHGDPSWTSVLIKETTSVRIFDVVAMDNHVYAIYDDAAIAYWEIKEFFGFELVKPMDYLPGDPETFNDLYIDQIKVYLIQSNTDLLMVLRSKVHVSNADNTNYDYDIVYRTNDFEIFKLNHIDKDWENVEDLGDVALFVGDNSSMSVSVADDAKCLQPSCIYFTDDESGSWLTPREFGGHDMGVFDFKTNDILRFYEGDDTRSFFCTPTWFIPQF, from the coding sequence ATGGCTCCAAACTGGTCTACATTGCCTCTTGACCTTCTTACTGCCGTTGCATTCAACTTGGAATCTTTTGaagattttatttatttttccctTGTCTGTCGGTCCTGGAATCGTGCTTCGTCCTCAATTAAGCACATATGGAGGGCTAAACCAGAAGTACCATGGCTTTTACTTGTTGAGAACACTAAAGATAATCCTGATTGCGTTCGAAAGATGTTGAATATCGACAATGAAAATAAGTGTTACAGATGGAATCTTCCAGAAACGTTTGGAGGAAGGTGCTGGGGATCGCCTTATGGTTGGGTTGCAATGGCTAAACTTGACCTCTCCGTTCAACTATTTAATCCAATCACCAAGGCGACTATTAGTTTCCCATCTTTGGAAACTCTCCCATACCTACCCAAAAATACCCCGGCATATAATAATGAACGACGAGATTATTATCATTCCTGTTTGTCGGGTTTTTTGACAAAGCTAATTGTCCTCAAAGTTTCTCAAAATGATCATCGTCATGAGTTTGTTATTATGATAATTTATGATTTCCACAGACGGCTAGCTTTTGCTCGGCATGGAGATCCATCTTGGACATCAGTATTGATAAAAGAAACAACAAGTGTTCGCATTTTTGATGTTGTGGCCATGGATAATCATGTATATGCTATATACGATGATGCAGCAATTGCATATTGGGAGATCAAGGAATTCTTTGGCTTTGAGCTTGTTAAACCAATGGATTATTTGCCGGGTGATCCTGAAACTTTCAATGATTTATACATAGATCAAATAAAAGTATATTTGATACAATCAAATACTGATCTTCTCATGGTGTTACGATCCAAGGTTCATGTGTCGAATGCAGATAATACTAATTACGATTATGACATTGTTTACCGAACaaatgattttgaaattttcaaacttaaTCATATAGACAAAGATTGGGAGAACGTTGAAGATTTGGGTGATGTGGCATTGTTTGTGGGTGATAACTCTTCTATGTCGGTTTCTGTAGCAGATGATGCTAAATGTTTACAACCTTCCTGTATATATTTTACCGATGATGAAAGTGGCTCTTGGTTGACACCAAGAGAGTTCGGTGGACATGATATGGGAGTATTTGACTTCAAAACGAACGATATATTGCGATTCTATGAAGGTGATGATACACGTTCCTTCTTTTGCACACCAACGTGGTTTATTCCTCAATTCTAA
- the LOC141614563 gene encoding F-box protein At2g17036-like — MAPNWSTLPLDLLTAVAFKLESFEDFIYFSLVCWSWNHASSSIKHLWRPKPVVPWLLLAENTQDNPHCIRKILDINNENKCYRRNLPETFGGRCWGSPYGWVAMAKRDLTVQLFNPITKATISFPSLETLPYLPKNTPAYNNEQEDYYHWCLGIYLTKITVLKVSEKGHDEFVIMIIYDFHERLAFARQGDPSWTSVLIKETSVHIFDVVAMDNHVFAIYDDAAIAYWEIKEFFGFERLVKPMDYLSGDHENFAGFYRDDVQVYLIQLDTDLLMVLRHTGEENSGYRTGDFEIFKVNHIDKHWENVENLGDVALFVGDNSSMSLSVAHAKCLQSSSIYFTDDLSEFWLSTPSSILNHILKFSPVQRVSKVIMISLCTESTTL, encoded by the coding sequence ATGGCTCCAAACTGGTCTACATTGCCTCTTGACCTTCTTACTGCCGTTGCATTCAAGTTGGAATCTTTTGaagattttatttatttttccctTGTGTGTTGGTCTTGGAATCATGCTTCGTCCTCAATTAAGCACCTATGGAGGCCTAAACCCGTAGTACCATGGCTTTTACTTGCCGAAAACACTCAAGATAATCCACATTGCATTCGAAAGATCTTGGATATCAACAATGAAAATAAATGTTACAGACGGAATCTTCCAGAAACGTTTGGAGGAAGGTGCTGGGGATCGCCTTATGGTTGGGTTGCAATGGCAAAACGCGACCTCACCGTTCAACTATTTAATCCAATCACCAAGGCGACTATTAGTTTCCCATCTTTGGAAACTCTCCCATACCTACCCAAAAATACCCCGGCATATAATAATGAACAAGAAGATTATTATCATTGGTGTTTGGGGATCTATTTGACAAAGATAACTGTTCTCAAAGTGTCTGAAAAAGGTCATGACGAGTTTGTTATTATGATAATTTATGATTTCCACGAACGCCTAGCTTTTGCTAGGCAGGGAGATCCATCCTGGACATCAGTATTGATAAAGGAAACGAGTGTTCATATTTTTGATGTTGTGGCCATGGATAATCATGTATTTGCTATATATGATGATGCAGCAATTGCATATTGGGAGATTAAGGAATTCTTCGGCTTTGAGCGGCTTGTTAAACCAATGGATTATTTGTCAGGTGATCATGAAAATTTTGCTGGGTTCTACAGAGATGATGTACAAGTATATTTGATACAATTAGATACTGATCTTCTCATGGTGTTACGACACACGGGTGAGGAAAATTCTGGTTACCGAACaggtgattttgaaattttcaaagttAATCATATAGACAAACATTGGGAGAATGTTGAAAATTTGGGTGATGTCGCATTATTTGTCGGTGATAACTCTTCTATGTCTCTTTCCGTAGCACATGCCAAATGTTTGCAAAGCTCCTCTATATATTTTACGGATGATTTAAGTGAGTTTTGGCTGAGCACACCTTCCTCAATTCTAAATCATATATTAAAATTTTCTCCGGTTCAAAGGGTTTCAAAGGTTATCATGATCTCACTTTGTACGGAATCGACTACATTATAG
- the LOC141614562 gene encoding uncharacterized protein LOC141614562 produces the protein MVWNVQGTGNKKKINAIKEVVRIYKPTVLALVETHMGEEHAIKMGTILGYNGQSRVNAIGFSGGIWLYWRKEINTLTPITEHQQFITVEIPRNGELPWFFSAVYASPDPTNRRQLWVELENFARNNNRPWLLAGDFNETRSLRERHGGDQNMARRCENFDNWIENCEFLELAFTGPSHTWARGNSVATRQSARLDRALCNADWGALFEDAMTWNAEIFGNIFKQKKNLLARIEGCQRSLALGRKSNIIKLEANLRRELDEILAREELLWYQKSRLEFIKDGDRNTAYFHEFNTRDWEWLTKPFTMAEIENVISYMGALKAPGPDGFQALFYQKNWGLIAPSLCSMVINVLEGKGMPTSLNDTHLVLIPKVDTPEFITQFRPISLCNVAYKIISKALANRIKRVLPHVISETQSGFVPGRQITDNIVIFQEAIHSMRKKKGKTGIMAIKIDLEKAYDRLRCDFIHATLSDMNFPGLLIDVLMECVRSPRMQILWNGEPTEQFTPSREVRQGDPLSSYLFVMCLEKLQQAIDYEVRNNNWHPIVSCRNGPHITNLFFADDMVLFAEATEEQALLIKNVLENFCKVSGEKVSAPKSKIFFSSNTEGTTRIAVRDILEFEETDDLGTYLGVPTINGRVNRHTFSHLEERVNRRLAGWSTKRLSLAGRATLVKSTLNTIANYNMQSAKIPRSVCDSIDRKSRRFLWGGDEDKKSIHLVSWENIQKPKSIGGLGIMSARQANAAFLTKLGWRVLTERSSLWSQVLRAKYCNNRCDIDIFQPKNSMSNVWAGITSQSRTIVRGASMVIGNGRRHGWNWDSFSNFLPQELLQKIASISLVDDPDLEDSLYWKGTSSGKFSISSALGFLKELDYSTLPESLIWRTIWRIPVQQRVRMFLWLAAHGRLMVNVNRVVRNMGDDPMCPRCNEFEETTDHLLRACPYSKRIWDAVGINSMCSDFYAPSFLDWLTKNASNEVTTSELDWPILFALTCWWILKWRNNIVFGRDNENPTLPGSFLYQQLEWSKKAFDKFNIFIPQQINPNVEVFIRWLPPPHGWILLNTDGASKGNPGPAGGGGIFRDETGNFLSAYYFSCGSCTSMKAEFLALLAGLKRAKALRLSRLLIHMDNSNCVKIINEEQLVSNSMKFIVKQCQELIQDELWEVKLDHTYREANRAADLLANQGVFSSTIVSFLEAPIDELRPILREDIFGVAIPRVIASS, from the exons ATGGTATGGAATGTCCAAGGCACtggaaataagaagaaaattaaCGCTATTAAAGAGGTTGTCAGAATATACAAGCCCACGGTCCTTGCTTTAGTTGAAACCCATATGGGAGAAGAGCACGCTATTAAGATGGGAACAATCCTGGGATATAATGGGCAATCTCGCGTTAACGCTATAGGGTTTAGCGGGGGAATATGGCTGTATTGGCGAAAAGAGATTAATACGTTAACACCCATAACAGAGCATCAACAGTTTATTACAGTAGAAATACCTCGTAATGGGGAGTTACCTTGGTTCTTCTCAGCCGTTTATGCAAGCCCTGACCCGACTAATAGGAGGCAATTATGGGTGGAATTAGAGAACTTTGCTCGAAATAACAATAGGCCGTGGCTTCTCGCGGGGGATTTCAACGAGACCCGCTCCCTAAGGGAAAGACATGGAGGAGATCAAAATATGGCGAGAAGATGCGAGAATTTCGATAATTGGATTGAAAACTGCGAATTCCTTGAGCTAGCATTTACTGGACCTTCTCATACTTGGGCAAGAGGGAACTCAGTGGCTACTAGACAGAGCGCCAGATTAGACAGAGCACTTTGCAATGCAGATTGGGGAGCCCTTTTCGAAGATGCTATG ACCTGGAATGCTGAGATTTTCGGAAATATTTTTAAACAAAAGAAAAATCTGTTAGCGCGCATCGAAGGTTGTCAGCGTTCTCTGGCCTTGGGAAGAAAGAGCAACATCATAAAATTGGAAGCAAACTTACGAAGAGAATTAGACGAAATTCTTGCCAGGGAGGAACTGTTATGGTACCAAAAGTCGAGATTAGAATTTATAAAAGACGGTGATCGTAATACAGCCTATTTTCAT GAGTTTAATACAAGGGATTGGGAGTGGCTGACGAAGCCGTTTACTATGGCAGAAATTGAAAACGTTATCTCATATATGGGGGCGCTCAAGGCCCCAGGTCCGGATGGTTTCCAAGCCCTATTTTATCAAAAAAATTGGGGTTTAATCGCACCCTCGCTCTGCAGTATGGTGATAAATGTACTAGAAGGTAAAGGCATGCCAACCAGCTTAAACGATACCCATCTTGTTCTAATCCCAAAAGTGGATACTCCCGAGTTTATCACTCAGTTCCGTCCTATTAGCTTGTGCAATGTCGCGTATAAGATTATCAGTAAGGCATTAGCCAACCGTATCAAAAGGGTGCTGCCACACGTGATTTCAGAAACCCAAAGTGGGTTCGTGCCGGGTCGACAAATTACTGATAATATCGTCATATTTCAAGAGGCCATCCACTCTATGCGTAAAAAGAAGGGGAAAACAGGCATCATGGCAATTAAAATAGACCTGGAGAAGGCCTACGATAGACTTCGATGTGATTTTATCCACGCCACTCTTAGCGATATGAATTTTCCGGGGTTACTAATTGATGTATTAATGGAGTGTGTAAGATCGCCAAGGATGCAAATTCTTTGGAATGGTGAACCAACAGAGCAATTTACTCCGTCTCGAGAGGTTCGTCAAGGGGATCCATTGTCTTCTTACCTTTTTGTCATGTGCCTCGAGAAGCTTCAACAAGCAATAGATTACGAAGTCCGAAATAATAATTGGCATCCCATTGTCTCGTGTCGAAATGGACCACATATCACCAACTTATTTTTCGCTGACGATATGGTGCTATTCGCGGAGGCAACGGAGGAACAAGCCCTGTTAATCAAGAATGTGCTTGAGAATTTTTGCAAAGTTTCTGGAGAAAAGGTCAGTGCCCCTAaatccaaaattttcttctcgtCAAATACGGAAGGTACGACCCGAATAGCAGTACGTGATATACTCGAGTTCGAAGAAACTGATGATCTGGGTACGTATTTAGGGGTTCCTACCATCAATGGCAGGGTTAATCGCCATACTTTTTCTCATCTAGAAGAAAGGGTTAATCGAAGATTAGCCGGGTGGTCTACTAAAAGATTATCTTTGGCAGGAAGAGCTACTCTCGTAAAATCAACTCTGAACACAattgctaattataatatgcaaTCAGCTAAAATTCCAAGATCGGTATGTGACTCCATTGATAGAAAATCCCGTCGATTTCTATGGGGCGGAGATGAAGACAAAAAATCTATCCATCTCGTATCATGGGAAAATATTCAAAAACCAAAATCTATCGGGGGTTTGGGTATTATGTCAGCTAGACAAGCGAATGCCGCTTTTCTAACCAAGCTTGGATGGAGAGTCTTAACTGAAAGATCGAGCCTATGGTCACAGGTTTTACGTGCCAAGTATTGCAACAATCGGTGCGATATTGACATATTTCAACCTAAAAATAGTATGTCTAATGTTTGGGCCGGTATAACATCTCAGTCACGCACCATAGTCCGGGGAGCATCCATGGTCATTGGTAATGGTAGAA GGCATGGGTGGAATTGGGACTCGTTTTCAAACTTCCTGCCGCAAGAACTATTACAAAAGATAGCTTCGATTTCACTTGTCGATGACCCAGACCTTGAGGATTCCCTTTATTGGAAGGGTACGTCATCGGGTAAATTTTCTATCAGCTCTGCTTTAGGATTTCTGAAGGAACTAGACTATTCGACTCTTCCCGAATCTTTGATATGGCGTACGATATGGCGTATCCCTGTACAACAAAGAGTGCGTATGTTTCTTTGGCTAGCAGCTCATGGCCGACTGATGGTGAATGTGAACCGTGTAGTAAGGAATATGGGTGATGACCCCATGTGCCCGAGGTGTAACGAGTTCGAGGAAACAACGGATCACTTACTCCGCGCATGTCCATACTCGAAGCGAATTTGGGACGCAGTTGGTATAAACTCTATGTGCTCTGATTTCTATGCTCCTTCCTTCTTGGACTGGTTAACCAAAAACGCAAGCAACGAAGTTACAACCTCGGAACTGGACTGGCCTATCTTGTTCGCTCTAACGTGTTGGTGGATTTTGAAATGGAGAAACAATATCGTCTTCGGACGGGATAATGAGAATCCGACGTTACCAGGATCATTTCTCTACCAACAACTTGAGTGGTCAAAAAAAGCTTTTGATAAATTTAATATCTTTATCCCACAACAAATAAATCCGAATGTCGAAGTCTTTATTCGATGGTTGCCGCCGCCACATGGATGGATCCTTTTGAATACGGATGGAGCGTCTAAGGGAAACCCAGGGCCAGCTGGAGGGGGAGGTATTTTCCGGGATGAAACGGGTAACTTCTTATCTGCTTATTACTTTTCATGTGGTTCTTGCACGTCTATGAAGGCGGAATTTTTAGCGCTTCTCGCAGGGTTGAAACGAGCTAAAGCTCTTCGATTGTCAAGGCTCTTAATTCACATGGATAATTCTAATTGTGTAAAGATCATCAACGAGGAACAATTAGTTAGCAATAGCATGAAGTTTATTGTTAAACAATGTCAAGAATTAATCCAGGACGAGCTTTGGGAGGTTAAGCTGGATCACACCTATAGGGAGGCGAATAGAGCTGCTGATTTGTTAGCGAATCAAGGAGTGTTTTCGAGCACCATTGTATCGTTTTTAGAAGCTCCTATAGATGAGTTACGCCCTATTCTCCGAGAAGACATATTTGGGGTTGCTATTCCCCGTGTAATAGCAAGTAGTTGA
- the LOC141614564 gene encoding F-box protein SKIP23-like, giving the protein MVVLKASQSCRHDFVIVAFCSSGCLAVARPGDQSWTSILTDDKAVDVAVMDDRVFALYHNGRLVSWNAKEFFNLEFVKQIDYSPSQPHILGEELSYMFNKVYLVESGGELIMVIRFKEEVGDDEGQEYDLDIVYQTHCFEVYKLNPTKKLWEEIEELSGVAFLLGCNSSMSISSGKCLQESCIYFTDDENVFWHLPKEFGGHDMGVFDINKGEIREFYEGDDTRSLICPPTLFIPQF; this is encoded by the coding sequence ATGGTTGTACTCAAAGCGTCTCAGAGTTGTCGTCATGATTTCGTTATAGTGGCATTTTGTTCATCCGGGTGCTTAGCCGTGGCTCGGCCTGGAGATCAATCATGGACATCGATACTCACCGACGATAAAGCAGTTGATGTTGCGGTGATGGATGATCGTGTATTTGCTTTGTACCATAATGGAAGACTTGTGTCTTGGAATGCTAAGGAATTTTTCAATCTAGAATTTGTGAAACAAATCGATTATTCACCAAGTCAGCCTCATATTTTAGGAGAGGAGTTAAGCTACATGTTCAACAAAGTATATTTGGTTGAATCAGGTGGTGAACTCATCATGGTGATACGATTCAAGGAGGAGGTGGGAGATGACGAGGGGCAAGAGTATGATTTAGACATTGTTTACCAAACCCATTGTTTTGAGGTATACAAACTCAATCCTACCAAAAAGCTTTGGGAAGAAATCGAAGAATTAAGTGGTGTGGCATTCTTATTAGGGTGCAATTCTTCAATGTCCATTTCATCGGGTAAATGTTTACAAGAAAGTTGTATATATTTTACCGACGATGAAAATGTGTTTTGGCATTTGCCAAAAGAGTTTGGTGGACATGACATGGGTGTTTTCGACATCAACAAAGGTGAAATACGCGAATTTTACGAAGGTGATGATACACGCTCATTAATCTGCCCGCCAACTTTGTTTATTCCtcaattttaa